TTTTGAGAAAAGAAGAGAAGCTTCATTGATTTTATGACCTGTTTCTATTAAAACAGATTGAGTTTCAACATCGCTCCAGCTTACCTGCTCAGCATTGAACATCGTTAATAATTTTTCCGAGCTGAAAGGCATAAACGGCTCACATAACTGAGCCAAAGCAACCGCCAGCTGAGCGCCTACAAATAGAGATTGTGCCGCTTTTTCAGGATTGTCCTTAATCGTTTTCCAAGGTTCTTCAGCCTGAAGATACTGGTTTCCGAAACGGGCAAGATTCATCAATGCAGTTAATGCATTTCTGAATTCATAATTTTCTAAAAACCCAGAAATTTCTTTAGCAGCTTTGTTGATTTCCTCCAATTCAGGGCTGTTTACATCTCCCTGAGGAATTACTCCATCATAATATTTATGGATAAGAACAGCTACTCTATTGATAAAGTTTCCGAAAATTCCTACCAGTTCCGAATTATTTTTAGTCTGGAAATCCTTCCATGTAAAATTATTATCCTTTGTTTCAGGAGCTGATGAAAGAAGGGCATATCTTAAAACATCCTGCTGTCCCGGGAATTCTTCTACATATTCATGTGCCCAAACTGCCCAGTTTCTTGACGTTGAGATCTTATCGTTCTCAAGGTTTAAGAATTCAAAAGCAGGAACATTTTTCGGCATGATATAATCGCCGTGGGCCTTCATCATGGCTGGGAAAATAATACAGTGGAATACAATATTATCCTTTCCGATGAAATGAACCAGGTCACTGTTTTCACTTTGCCAGTAATCTTTCCAGTCTTTTCCGTTTTTCTCTGCCCATTCCTGAGTGAAAGAAATATATCCGATAGGTGCATCAAACCAAACATAAAGCACTTTTCCTTCCGCATTTGGAAGTGGAACCGGAACACCCCAGTTCAGATCTCTGGTCATGGCACGAGGTTTCAGACCGTCATTTAACCAGGATTTTACCTGTCCGTAAACATTCGGCTTCCAATCGTCTTTATGACCTTCAATGATCCATTCGTTTAAGAAATCTTCATATTCATTTAAAGGAAGGTACCAGTTTTTGGTGTCTTTAAGAATCGGAACATTTCCGCTTAACATGGATTTAGGATTGATCAGCTCAGAAGGGGAAAGAGTAGAACCACACTTTTCACACTGATCTCCGTAAGCATTCTCATTGCCACAATTGGGGCATGTTCCTACAATATATCGGTCTGCCAGGAATTCTCCGGCCTGTTCATCAAAATATTGCTCAGAAACCTCTTCTGTAAATTTCCCTTTTTCATAAAGAACTTTGAAGAAATCCTGGCTGGTTTCGTAATGCTTTTTAGAAGTCGTTCTGGAATATTCATCAAAAGAAATTCCCAGATCTGCAAAAGATTTTTTGATGATTCCGTGATACTTGTCTACGATATCCTGAGGCGTCACTCCTTCTTTTTTTGCTCTGATAGTAATAGGAATCCCATGCTCATCTGACCCGCAGATAAACGCTACATCTTTTCCTAATCTTCTCTGAAATCTTGCGTAGACATCCGCAGGAATATATACACCTGCCAAATGTCCTATATGAACCGGTCCGTTTGCATAAGGCAAAGCTGCCGTAATCATCTTTCTGTTTGACATTTATAGTAAAGTT
The Chryseobacterium sp. W4I1 DNA segment above includes these coding regions:
- the metG gene encoding methionine--tRNA ligase; the protein is MSNRKMITAALPYANGPVHIGHLAGVYIPADVYARFQRRLGKDVAFICGSDEHGIPITIRAKKEGVTPQDIVDKYHGIIKKSFADLGISFDEYSRTTSKKHYETSQDFFKVLYEKGKFTEEVSEQYFDEQAGEFLADRYIVGTCPNCGNENAYGDQCEKCGSTLSPSELINPKSMLSGNVPILKDTKNWYLPLNEYEDFLNEWIIEGHKDDWKPNVYGQVKSWLNDGLKPRAMTRDLNWGVPVPLPNAEGKVLYVWFDAPIGYISFTQEWAEKNGKDWKDYWQSENSDLVHFIGKDNIVFHCIIFPAMMKAHGDYIMPKNVPAFEFLNLENDKISTSRNWAVWAHEYVEEFPGQQDVLRYALLSSAPETKDNNFTWKDFQTKNNSELVGIFGNFINRVAVLIHKYYDGVIPQGDVNSPELEEINKAAKEISGFLENYEFRNALTALMNLARFGNQYLQAEEPWKTIKDNPEKAAQSLFVGAQLAVALAQLCEPFMPFSSEKLLTMFNAEQVSWSDVETQSVLIETGHKINEASLLFSKIEDSVIEAQIQKLEDTKQNNKKTNPNANPMKEEISFDDFTKIDLRTATILEAEKVEKADKLLKFKVDTGVDIRTVVSGVAESFTPEELIGKQVMILLNLAPRKIRGIESQGMFLLTTKPDGKLSFVTPDDTNVENGIEIG